The following proteins are encoded in a genomic region of Corythoichthys intestinalis isolate RoL2023-P3 chromosome 5, ASM3026506v1, whole genome shotgun sequence:
- the apba2a gene encoding amyloid-beta A4 precursor protein-binding family A member 2 isoform X2: MSCQPRGEDMDDACSEYDNVGSDVEQDYDEVLHLNREAIVDTRYYKQYCLEDGGYVKTTAGKNGNERSTATPRQSMERRNGSQSENKPHMASRSFRSRSTHIQTAEVEEVGKGLENRFFFCDGDEIEEVLDGARFIEDLEEVEDTDQTQAGLYHDNEWISKGCDEREKEDDSRMTRNHNMPGTNRNCDSSHVSSKAERQGKGQGKTAAAQDIEHITSGVKGCTTNKNDHRVKTSAKESRKAPVRNKAKYSKQHSSPHQGQAPMNSQKAQSRREVTSVPRPYCNNQDGEPRVIKPSPPLRQTPEQEEMPPTESHTQQQEVQKEEKPTPVEMQQPTKSPEHLTDAESSSPKKTQEAASFPSFEDVPGPCEPEDLIDGIIFAANYLGCTQVLSDKNPTKTVRMSQAHEAVSRIKSQDEDSQMMTEVDLFISTKTVKVLNADTQDTMMDSALRTISYIADIGSIVVLMARRRLSQGSSEDFSETVESSGEGNSQYGMFCYVFESEDAQLIAQSIGQAFSVAYREFLRANGINPTDLSQKQYSDIINSQEMYHDDLIHFSNSDNCKELCVDKQKGENLGVVIVESGWGSILPTVILAGMLNSGPAARSGKLSVGDQIMSINDTSLVGLPLATCQGIIKGLKNQVKVKMSIVSCPPVTTVLIKRPDLKFQLGFSVQNGIICSLMRGGIAERGGVRVGHRIIEINGQSVVAMPHEKIVQTLSVSVGEINMKTMPAVMFRLLTGQETPSYI, from the exons ATGAGTTGTCAACCAAGAGGTGAAGACATGGACGACGCATGCTCTGAATATGACAATGTGGGCTCTGATGTGGAGCAGGACTATGATGAGGTACTACATTTAAACAGGGAGGCCATTGTGGATACGAGGTACTACAAGCAGTACTGCCTCGAGGATGGGGGTTACGTTAAGACCACGGCTGGTAAAAATGGAAACGAGCGGTCGACAGCCACGCCTCGCCAAAGCATGGAGAGACGGAATGGGTCACAATCAGAAAATAAGCCCCATATGGCCAGCCGTTCCTTTAGGTCGCGTTCTACCCACATACAGACTGCAGAGGTTGAAGAGGTAGGAAAAGGTCTAGAAAACAGGTTTTTCTTTTGTGACGGAGATGAAATAGAAGAGGTGCTGGATGGAGCAAGATTTATAGAAGATTTAGAAGAGGTAGAAGATACTGATCAAACACAGGCTGGCCTTTATCACGACAATGAATGGATTAGTAAGGGGTGTGATGAAAGGGAGAAAGAAGATGACAGTAGAATGACAAGGAACCATAACATGCCGGGAACAAATAGGAATTGCGACTCATCTCATGTGAGCTCTAAGGCAGAAAGACAGGGAAAAGGACAAGGGAAGACAGCTGCAGCACAGGACATTGAACACATTACTTCTGGGGTTAAAGGTTGCACAACCAACAAAAATGATCATCGTGTAAAGACATCCGCCAAGGAGAGCAGAAAAGCTCCTGTGCGAAACAAAGCCAAATACAGCAAGCAACACTCATCCCCTCATCAAGGCCAAGCACCAATGAACAGCCAGAAGGCTCAATCTCGTAGAGAGGTCACTTCTGTTCCCAGACCCTACTGTAATAACCAGGATGGGGAACCGAGGGTCATCAAGCCATCGCCACCTCTCCGTCAAACACCTGAGCAAGAGGAAATGCCGCCCACGGAGAGCCACACTCAACAACAAGAAGTCCAGAAG GAAGAGAAGCCAACCCCAGTTGAGATGCAGCAGCCGACGAAGAGTCCAGAGCACCTCACAGATGCTGAAAGCAGTTCCCCAAAG AAAACACAAGAAGCTGCTTCCTTCCCCAGTTTTGAAGACG TCCCAGGTCCTTGTGAGCCAGAAGATCTTATTGACGGAATTATCTTTGCCGCTAACTACCTTGGCTGCACTCAAGTGCTCTCTGACAAGAATCCAACCAAGACTGTCCGCATGTCACAAGCTCATGAAGCCGTCAGTCGTATCAAG AGCCAAGATGAAGACTCCCAAATGATGACTGAAGTCGACCTGTTTATCTCCACTAAAACCGTCAAGGTGCTCAATGCTGACACACAG GATACAATGATGGATAGCGCCTTACGTACCATCTCTTATATTGCTGACATTGGCAGCATAGTGGTTCTGATGGCACGCAGGCGTTTGTCTCAGGGGTCGTCTGAGGATTTCTCCGAAACTGTAGAGTCCAGCGGCGAAGGGAATAGTCAGTACGGCATGTTCTGCTATGTCTTTGAGTCCGAAGAT GCCCAGCTCATCGCACAGTCCATCGGGCAGGCCTTTAGCGTGGCCTACAGAGAGTTCCTGCGAGCCAATGGCATCAACCCGACAGACTTGAGTCAGAAACAATACAGTGACATCATCAACTCGCAGGAAATGTACCACGACGACCTCATCCATTTCTCAAACTCGGACAACTGTAAAGAG TTGTGCGTGGACAAGCAAAAAGGAGAGAACCTGGGGGTTGTGATTGTTGAGTCCGGCTGGGGCTCCATTCTCCCCACGGTCATCCTCGCCGGAATGCTGAACAGCGGCCCGGCGGCACGTTCTGGGAAACTCAGTGTTGGAGATCAGATCATGTCCATCAATGACACCAGCCTGGTGGGGCTTCCCCTTGCTACTTGTCAGGGCATCATCAAG GGCCTGAAGAATcaggtgaaagtaaaaatgagtATTGTGAGCTGCCCCCCTGTCACCACTGTCCTAATCAAGCGGCCTGATCTTAAGTTCCAGCTTGGTTTCAGTGTTCAAAATGGCATA atctgCAGCCTGATGCGAGGCGGGATCGCCGAGAGAGGCGGTGTTCGCGTCGGCCATCGAATCATAGAGATAAATGGTCAAAGCGTGGTTGCGATGCCGCACGAAAAAATTGTGCAGACCCTGTCCGTGTCAGTGGGTGAG ATCAACATGAAGACGATGCCCGCCGTGATGTTCCGACTCCTCACAGGGCAGGAGACGCCCTCCTACATATAA
- the apba2a gene encoding amyloid-beta A4 precursor protein-binding family A member 2 isoform X4, giving the protein MSCQPRGEDMDDACSEYDNVGSDVEQDYDEVLHLNREAIVDTRYYKQYCLEDGGYVKTTAGKNGNERSTATPRQSMERRNGSQSENKPHMASRSFRSRSTHIQTAEVEEVGKGLENRFFFCDGDEIEEVLDGARFIEDLEEVEDTDQTQAGLYHDNEWISKGCDEREKEDDSRMTRNHNMPGTNRNCDSSHVSSKAERQGKGQGKTAAAQDIEHITSGVKGCTTNKNDHRVKTSAKESRKAPVRNKAKYSKQHSSPHQGQAPMNSQKAQSRREVTSVPRPYCNNQDGEPRVIKPSPPLRQTPEQEEMPPTESHTQQQEVQKEEKPTPVEMQQPTKSPEHLTDAESSSPKKTQEAASFPSFEDGPCEPEDLIDGIIFAANYLGCTQVLSDKNPTKTVRMSQAHEAVSRIKSQDEDSQMMTEVDLFISTKTVKVLNADTQDTMMDSALRTISYIADIGSIVVLMARRRLSQGSSEDFSETVESSGEGNSQYGMFCYVFESEDAQLIAQSIGQAFSVAYREFLRANGINPTDLSQKQYSDIINSQEMYHDDLIHFSNSDNCKELCVDKQKGENLGVVIVESGWGSILPTVILAGMLNSGPAARSGKLSVGDQIMSINDTSLVGLPLATCQGIIKGLKNQVKVKMSIVSCPPVTTVLIKRPDLKFQLGFSVQNGIICSLMRGGIAERGGVRVGHRIIEINGQSVVAMPHEKIVQTLSVSVGEINMKTMPAVMFRLLTGQETPSYI; this is encoded by the exons ATGAGTTGTCAACCAAGAGGTGAAGACATGGACGACGCATGCTCTGAATATGACAATGTGGGCTCTGATGTGGAGCAGGACTATGATGAGGTACTACATTTAAACAGGGAGGCCATTGTGGATACGAGGTACTACAAGCAGTACTGCCTCGAGGATGGGGGTTACGTTAAGACCACGGCTGGTAAAAATGGAAACGAGCGGTCGACAGCCACGCCTCGCCAAAGCATGGAGAGACGGAATGGGTCACAATCAGAAAATAAGCCCCATATGGCCAGCCGTTCCTTTAGGTCGCGTTCTACCCACATACAGACTGCAGAGGTTGAAGAGGTAGGAAAAGGTCTAGAAAACAGGTTTTTCTTTTGTGACGGAGATGAAATAGAAGAGGTGCTGGATGGAGCAAGATTTATAGAAGATTTAGAAGAGGTAGAAGATACTGATCAAACACAGGCTGGCCTTTATCACGACAATGAATGGATTAGTAAGGGGTGTGATGAAAGGGAGAAAGAAGATGACAGTAGAATGACAAGGAACCATAACATGCCGGGAACAAATAGGAATTGCGACTCATCTCATGTGAGCTCTAAGGCAGAAAGACAGGGAAAAGGACAAGGGAAGACAGCTGCAGCACAGGACATTGAACACATTACTTCTGGGGTTAAAGGTTGCACAACCAACAAAAATGATCATCGTGTAAAGACATCCGCCAAGGAGAGCAGAAAAGCTCCTGTGCGAAACAAAGCCAAATACAGCAAGCAACACTCATCCCCTCATCAAGGCCAAGCACCAATGAACAGCCAGAAGGCTCAATCTCGTAGAGAGGTCACTTCTGTTCCCAGACCCTACTGTAATAACCAGGATGGGGAACCGAGGGTCATCAAGCCATCGCCACCTCTCCGTCAAACACCTGAGCAAGAGGAAATGCCGCCCACGGAGAGCCACACTCAACAACAAGAAGTCCAGAAG GAAGAGAAGCCAACCCCAGTTGAGATGCAGCAGCCGACGAAGAGTCCAGAGCACCTCACAGATGCTGAAAGCAGTTCCCCAAAG AAAACACAAGAAGCTGCTTCCTTCCCCAGTTTTGAAGACG GTCCTTGTGAGCCAGAAGATCTTATTGACGGAATTATCTTTGCCGCTAACTACCTTGGCTGCACTCAAGTGCTCTCTGACAAGAATCCAACCAAGACTGTCCGCATGTCACAAGCTCATGAAGCCGTCAGTCGTATCAAG AGCCAAGATGAAGACTCCCAAATGATGACTGAAGTCGACCTGTTTATCTCCACTAAAACCGTCAAGGTGCTCAATGCTGACACACAG GATACAATGATGGATAGCGCCTTACGTACCATCTCTTATATTGCTGACATTGGCAGCATAGTGGTTCTGATGGCACGCAGGCGTTTGTCTCAGGGGTCGTCTGAGGATTTCTCCGAAACTGTAGAGTCCAGCGGCGAAGGGAATAGTCAGTACGGCATGTTCTGCTATGTCTTTGAGTCCGAAGAT GCCCAGCTCATCGCACAGTCCATCGGGCAGGCCTTTAGCGTGGCCTACAGAGAGTTCCTGCGAGCCAATGGCATCAACCCGACAGACTTGAGTCAGAAACAATACAGTGACATCATCAACTCGCAGGAAATGTACCACGACGACCTCATCCATTTCTCAAACTCGGACAACTGTAAAGAG TTGTGCGTGGACAAGCAAAAAGGAGAGAACCTGGGGGTTGTGATTGTTGAGTCCGGCTGGGGCTCCATTCTCCCCACGGTCATCCTCGCCGGAATGCTGAACAGCGGCCCGGCGGCACGTTCTGGGAAACTCAGTGTTGGAGATCAGATCATGTCCATCAATGACACCAGCCTGGTGGGGCTTCCCCTTGCTACTTGTCAGGGCATCATCAAG GGCCTGAAGAATcaggtgaaagtaaaaatgagtATTGTGAGCTGCCCCCCTGTCACCACTGTCCTAATCAAGCGGCCTGATCTTAAGTTCCAGCTTGGTTTCAGTGTTCAAAATGGCATA atctgCAGCCTGATGCGAGGCGGGATCGCCGAGAGAGGCGGTGTTCGCGTCGGCCATCGAATCATAGAGATAAATGGTCAAAGCGTGGTTGCGATGCCGCACGAAAAAATTGTGCAGACCCTGTCCGTGTCAGTGGGTGAG ATCAACATGAAGACGATGCCCGCCGTGATGTTCCGACTCCTCACAGGGCAGGAGACGCCCTCCTACATATAA
- the apba2a gene encoding amyloid-beta A4 precursor protein-binding family A member 2 isoform X1 yields the protein MSCQPRGEDMDDACSEYDNVGSDVEQDYDEVLHLNREAIVDTRYYKQYCLEDGGYVKTTAGKNGNERSTATPRQSMERRNGSQSENKPHMASRSFRSRSTHIQTAEVEEVGKGLENRFFFCDGDEIEEVLDGARFIEDLEEVEDTDQTQAGLYHDNEWISKGCDEREKEDDSRMTRNHNMPGTNRNCDSSHVSSKAERQGKGQGKTAAAQDIEHITSGVKGCTTNKNDHRVKTSAKESRKAPVRNKAKYSKQHSSPHQGQAPMNSQKAQSRREVTSVPRPYCNNQDGEPRVIKPSPPLRQTPEQEEMPPTESHTQQQEVQKQEEKPTPVEMQQPTKSPEHLTDAESSSPKKTQEAASFPSFEDVPGPCEPEDLIDGIIFAANYLGCTQVLSDKNPTKTVRMSQAHEAVSRIKSQDEDSQMMTEVDLFISTKTVKVLNADTQDTMMDSALRTISYIADIGSIVVLMARRRLSQGSSEDFSETVESSGEGNSQYGMFCYVFESEDAQLIAQSIGQAFSVAYREFLRANGINPTDLSQKQYSDIINSQEMYHDDLIHFSNSDNCKELCVDKQKGENLGVVIVESGWGSILPTVILAGMLNSGPAARSGKLSVGDQIMSINDTSLVGLPLATCQGIIKGLKNQVKVKMSIVSCPPVTTVLIKRPDLKFQLGFSVQNGIICSLMRGGIAERGGVRVGHRIIEINGQSVVAMPHEKIVQTLSVSVGEINMKTMPAVMFRLLTGQETPSYI from the exons ATGAGTTGTCAACCAAGAGGTGAAGACATGGACGACGCATGCTCTGAATATGACAATGTGGGCTCTGATGTGGAGCAGGACTATGATGAGGTACTACATTTAAACAGGGAGGCCATTGTGGATACGAGGTACTACAAGCAGTACTGCCTCGAGGATGGGGGTTACGTTAAGACCACGGCTGGTAAAAATGGAAACGAGCGGTCGACAGCCACGCCTCGCCAAAGCATGGAGAGACGGAATGGGTCACAATCAGAAAATAAGCCCCATATGGCCAGCCGTTCCTTTAGGTCGCGTTCTACCCACATACAGACTGCAGAGGTTGAAGAGGTAGGAAAAGGTCTAGAAAACAGGTTTTTCTTTTGTGACGGAGATGAAATAGAAGAGGTGCTGGATGGAGCAAGATTTATAGAAGATTTAGAAGAGGTAGAAGATACTGATCAAACACAGGCTGGCCTTTATCACGACAATGAATGGATTAGTAAGGGGTGTGATGAAAGGGAGAAAGAAGATGACAGTAGAATGACAAGGAACCATAACATGCCGGGAACAAATAGGAATTGCGACTCATCTCATGTGAGCTCTAAGGCAGAAAGACAGGGAAAAGGACAAGGGAAGACAGCTGCAGCACAGGACATTGAACACATTACTTCTGGGGTTAAAGGTTGCACAACCAACAAAAATGATCATCGTGTAAAGACATCCGCCAAGGAGAGCAGAAAAGCTCCTGTGCGAAACAAAGCCAAATACAGCAAGCAACACTCATCCCCTCATCAAGGCCAAGCACCAATGAACAGCCAGAAGGCTCAATCTCGTAGAGAGGTCACTTCTGTTCCCAGACCCTACTGTAATAACCAGGATGGGGAACCGAGGGTCATCAAGCCATCGCCACCTCTCCGTCAAACACCTGAGCAAGAGGAAATGCCGCCCACGGAGAGCCACACTCAACAACAAGAAGTCCAGAAG CAGGAAGAGAAGCCAACCCCAGTTGAGATGCAGCAGCCGACGAAGAGTCCAGAGCACCTCACAGATGCTGAAAGCAGTTCCCCAAAG AAAACACAAGAAGCTGCTTCCTTCCCCAGTTTTGAAGACG TCCCAGGTCCTTGTGAGCCAGAAGATCTTATTGACGGAATTATCTTTGCCGCTAACTACCTTGGCTGCACTCAAGTGCTCTCTGACAAGAATCCAACCAAGACTGTCCGCATGTCACAAGCTCATGAAGCCGTCAGTCGTATCAAG AGCCAAGATGAAGACTCCCAAATGATGACTGAAGTCGACCTGTTTATCTCCACTAAAACCGTCAAGGTGCTCAATGCTGACACACAG GATACAATGATGGATAGCGCCTTACGTACCATCTCTTATATTGCTGACATTGGCAGCATAGTGGTTCTGATGGCACGCAGGCGTTTGTCTCAGGGGTCGTCTGAGGATTTCTCCGAAACTGTAGAGTCCAGCGGCGAAGGGAATAGTCAGTACGGCATGTTCTGCTATGTCTTTGAGTCCGAAGAT GCCCAGCTCATCGCACAGTCCATCGGGCAGGCCTTTAGCGTGGCCTACAGAGAGTTCCTGCGAGCCAATGGCATCAACCCGACAGACTTGAGTCAGAAACAATACAGTGACATCATCAACTCGCAGGAAATGTACCACGACGACCTCATCCATTTCTCAAACTCGGACAACTGTAAAGAG TTGTGCGTGGACAAGCAAAAAGGAGAGAACCTGGGGGTTGTGATTGTTGAGTCCGGCTGGGGCTCCATTCTCCCCACGGTCATCCTCGCCGGAATGCTGAACAGCGGCCCGGCGGCACGTTCTGGGAAACTCAGTGTTGGAGATCAGATCATGTCCATCAATGACACCAGCCTGGTGGGGCTTCCCCTTGCTACTTGTCAGGGCATCATCAAG GGCCTGAAGAATcaggtgaaagtaaaaatgagtATTGTGAGCTGCCCCCCTGTCACCACTGTCCTAATCAAGCGGCCTGATCTTAAGTTCCAGCTTGGTTTCAGTGTTCAAAATGGCATA atctgCAGCCTGATGCGAGGCGGGATCGCCGAGAGAGGCGGTGTTCGCGTCGGCCATCGAATCATAGAGATAAATGGTCAAAGCGTGGTTGCGATGCCGCACGAAAAAATTGTGCAGACCCTGTCCGTGTCAGTGGGTGAG ATCAACATGAAGACGATGCCCGCCGTGATGTTCCGACTCCTCACAGGGCAGGAGACGCCCTCCTACATATAA
- the apba2a gene encoding amyloid-beta A4 precursor protein-binding family A member 2 isoform X3, with product MSCQPRGEDMDDACSEYDNVGSDVEQDYDEVLHLNREAIVDTRYYKQYCLEDGGYVKTTAGKNGNERSTATPRQSMERRNGSQSENKPHMASRSFRSRSTHIQTAEVEEVGKGLENRFFFCDGDEIEEVLDGARFIEDLEEVEDTDQTQAGLYHDNEWISKGCDEREKEDDSRMTRNHNMPGTNRNCDSSHVSSKAERQGKGQGKTAAAQDIEHITSGVKGCTTNKNDHRVKTSAKESRKAPVRNKAKYSKQHSSPHQGQAPMNSQKAQSRREVTSVPRPYCNNQDGEPRVIKPSPPLRQTPEQEEMPPTESHTQQQEVQKQEEKPTPVEMQQPTKSPEHLTDAESSSPKKTQEAASFPSFEDGPCEPEDLIDGIIFAANYLGCTQVLSDKNPTKTVRMSQAHEAVSRIKSQDEDSQMMTEVDLFISTKTVKVLNADTQDTMMDSALRTISYIADIGSIVVLMARRRLSQGSSEDFSETVESSGEGNSQYGMFCYVFESEDAQLIAQSIGQAFSVAYREFLRANGINPTDLSQKQYSDIINSQEMYHDDLIHFSNSDNCKELCVDKQKGENLGVVIVESGWGSILPTVILAGMLNSGPAARSGKLSVGDQIMSINDTSLVGLPLATCQGIIKGLKNQVKVKMSIVSCPPVTTVLIKRPDLKFQLGFSVQNGIICSLMRGGIAERGGVRVGHRIIEINGQSVVAMPHEKIVQTLSVSVGEINMKTMPAVMFRLLTGQETPSYI from the exons ATGAGTTGTCAACCAAGAGGTGAAGACATGGACGACGCATGCTCTGAATATGACAATGTGGGCTCTGATGTGGAGCAGGACTATGATGAGGTACTACATTTAAACAGGGAGGCCATTGTGGATACGAGGTACTACAAGCAGTACTGCCTCGAGGATGGGGGTTACGTTAAGACCACGGCTGGTAAAAATGGAAACGAGCGGTCGACAGCCACGCCTCGCCAAAGCATGGAGAGACGGAATGGGTCACAATCAGAAAATAAGCCCCATATGGCCAGCCGTTCCTTTAGGTCGCGTTCTACCCACATACAGACTGCAGAGGTTGAAGAGGTAGGAAAAGGTCTAGAAAACAGGTTTTTCTTTTGTGACGGAGATGAAATAGAAGAGGTGCTGGATGGAGCAAGATTTATAGAAGATTTAGAAGAGGTAGAAGATACTGATCAAACACAGGCTGGCCTTTATCACGACAATGAATGGATTAGTAAGGGGTGTGATGAAAGGGAGAAAGAAGATGACAGTAGAATGACAAGGAACCATAACATGCCGGGAACAAATAGGAATTGCGACTCATCTCATGTGAGCTCTAAGGCAGAAAGACAGGGAAAAGGACAAGGGAAGACAGCTGCAGCACAGGACATTGAACACATTACTTCTGGGGTTAAAGGTTGCACAACCAACAAAAATGATCATCGTGTAAAGACATCCGCCAAGGAGAGCAGAAAAGCTCCTGTGCGAAACAAAGCCAAATACAGCAAGCAACACTCATCCCCTCATCAAGGCCAAGCACCAATGAACAGCCAGAAGGCTCAATCTCGTAGAGAGGTCACTTCTGTTCCCAGACCCTACTGTAATAACCAGGATGGGGAACCGAGGGTCATCAAGCCATCGCCACCTCTCCGTCAAACACCTGAGCAAGAGGAAATGCCGCCCACGGAGAGCCACACTCAACAACAAGAAGTCCAGAAG CAGGAAGAGAAGCCAACCCCAGTTGAGATGCAGCAGCCGACGAAGAGTCCAGAGCACCTCACAGATGCTGAAAGCAGTTCCCCAAAG AAAACACAAGAAGCTGCTTCCTTCCCCAGTTTTGAAGACG GTCCTTGTGAGCCAGAAGATCTTATTGACGGAATTATCTTTGCCGCTAACTACCTTGGCTGCACTCAAGTGCTCTCTGACAAGAATCCAACCAAGACTGTCCGCATGTCACAAGCTCATGAAGCCGTCAGTCGTATCAAG AGCCAAGATGAAGACTCCCAAATGATGACTGAAGTCGACCTGTTTATCTCCACTAAAACCGTCAAGGTGCTCAATGCTGACACACAG GATACAATGATGGATAGCGCCTTACGTACCATCTCTTATATTGCTGACATTGGCAGCATAGTGGTTCTGATGGCACGCAGGCGTTTGTCTCAGGGGTCGTCTGAGGATTTCTCCGAAACTGTAGAGTCCAGCGGCGAAGGGAATAGTCAGTACGGCATGTTCTGCTATGTCTTTGAGTCCGAAGAT GCCCAGCTCATCGCACAGTCCATCGGGCAGGCCTTTAGCGTGGCCTACAGAGAGTTCCTGCGAGCCAATGGCATCAACCCGACAGACTTGAGTCAGAAACAATACAGTGACATCATCAACTCGCAGGAAATGTACCACGACGACCTCATCCATTTCTCAAACTCGGACAACTGTAAAGAG TTGTGCGTGGACAAGCAAAAAGGAGAGAACCTGGGGGTTGTGATTGTTGAGTCCGGCTGGGGCTCCATTCTCCCCACGGTCATCCTCGCCGGAATGCTGAACAGCGGCCCGGCGGCACGTTCTGGGAAACTCAGTGTTGGAGATCAGATCATGTCCATCAATGACACCAGCCTGGTGGGGCTTCCCCTTGCTACTTGTCAGGGCATCATCAAG GGCCTGAAGAATcaggtgaaagtaaaaatgagtATTGTGAGCTGCCCCCCTGTCACCACTGTCCTAATCAAGCGGCCTGATCTTAAGTTCCAGCTTGGTTTCAGTGTTCAAAATGGCATA atctgCAGCCTGATGCGAGGCGGGATCGCCGAGAGAGGCGGTGTTCGCGTCGGCCATCGAATCATAGAGATAAATGGTCAAAGCGTGGTTGCGATGCCGCACGAAAAAATTGTGCAGACCCTGTCCGTGTCAGTGGGTGAG ATCAACATGAAGACGATGCCCGCCGTGATGTTCCGACTCCTCACAGGGCAGGAGACGCCCTCCTACATATAA